In the Acidovorax sp. A79 genome, one interval contains:
- a CDS encoding ammonium transporter yields the protein MEALKQGTDALFILLGAIMVLAMHAGFAFLELGTVRKKNQVNALVKILVDFSVSTVVYFAVGYSVAYGTHFFVGAESLVQQSGYALVKFFFLLTFAAAIPAIVSGGIAERAKFWPQLMATAVIVGFVYPFFEGIAWNQHFGVQAWIKGFAGEEFHDFAGSIVVHAMGGWIALPAVILLGSRANRYRKDGAISAHPPSNIPFLALGAWVLVVGWFGFNVMSAQTVDKLSGLVAVNSLMAMVGGTLAALVLGKNDPGFVHNGPLAGLVAVCAGSDLMHPLGALVVGAVAGAIFVLMFTLTQNRWKIDDVLGVWPLHGLCGTWGGLAAGIFGSKALGGLGGVSFSAQLVGTALGVAWALAGGFVVYGILKSTVGLRLSQEEEFDGADLSIHKISATPDREVSW from the coding sequence ATGGAAGCACTCAAACAGGGCACGGATGCCCTGTTCATTCTTCTGGGGGCCATCATGGTGCTGGCCATGCACGCCGGTTTTGCCTTTCTGGAGCTGGGCACGGTCCGCAAGAAGAACCAGGTGAATGCGCTGGTGAAGATCCTGGTGGATTTTTCTGTGTCCACGGTCGTGTACTTTGCCGTGGGGTACAGCGTGGCCTACGGCACGCACTTTTTCGTGGGGGCCGAGTCGCTCGTGCAGCAAAGCGGCTATGCACTGGTGAAGTTCTTCTTCCTGCTTACCTTTGCAGCGGCCATTCCGGCCATCGTGTCGGGGGGGATCGCGGAACGCGCCAAGTTCTGGCCGCAGCTCATGGCCACGGCGGTCATCGTCGGCTTTGTGTATCCATTCTTCGAGGGCATTGCCTGGAACCAGCATTTTGGCGTGCAGGCCTGGATCAAAGGGTTCGCCGGCGAGGAGTTTCATGATTTCGCAGGCTCCATCGTGGTGCACGCGATGGGAGGGTGGATCGCCCTGCCTGCCGTGATCCTGCTGGGCTCCCGCGCCAACCGGTATCGCAAGGATGGCGCCATCTCCGCGCACCCGCCCTCCAACATTCCGTTTCTGGCGCTGGGCGCGTGGGTGCTCGTCGTGGGCTGGTTCGGCTTCAATGTGATGAGCGCGCAGACCGTGGACAAGCTTTCCGGCCTGGTGGCAGTGAACTCCCTGATGGCCATGGTCGGCGGCACGCTGGCCGCCCTGGTGCTGGGCAAGAATGACCCCGGCTTCGTCCACAACGGCCCGCTGGCGGGGCTGGTGGCGGTGTGCGCGGGCTCCGACCTGATGCACCCGCTGGGTGCGCTCGTGGTGGGTGCGGTGGCTGGCGCCATTTTTGTGCTGATGTTCACGCTCACGCAGAACCGGTGGAAGATCGACGACGTGCTGGGTGTCTGGCCGCTGCACGGCCTGTGCGGTACCTGGGGCGGGCTGGCGGCGGGCATTTTTGGCAGCAAGGCGCTGGGCGGGCTCGGCGGGGTGAGCTTTTCCGCCCAGCTTGTCGGCACCGCCCTGGGCGTGGCCTGGGCACTGGCGGGCGGCTTCGTGGTGTATGGCATTCTCAAAAGCACGGTCGGCCTGCGGCTCTCGCAGGAAGAGGAGTTCGACGGTGCGGACCTGTCGATCCACAAGATCAGCGCCACACCCGATCGCGAAGTGAGCTGGTAG
- a CDS encoding IS481 family transposase → MNSHKHARLTAAGRALLVSRVLDEGWCVTAAAQAMGVSCRTGFKWLARFRAEGTAGLCDRSSRPHHSPTACRPEQVSQFELHRRQRLPLWRIARECGRSLSTVARHMARLGLSRLSALQPPVPVCRYERASPGELLHIDTKRLGRIQGVGHRITGQRQHRNRGIGWDAVHLAIDDHSRVSFARVLGDETALSCVQFLRQAVDYYASLGVRIERVMTDNGAGYKNTFGAACQELGIRHIRTRPYTPKTNGKAERFVQTSLREWAYARPYESSAQRQAALQPFIDGYNWCRPHSALNHQPPISRIPAMNNLLRINS, encoded by the coding sequence ATGAACAGTCATAAGCATGCCCGCTTGACGGCTGCGGGTCGAGCCCTGCTGGTCAGCAGGGTATTGGACGAAGGCTGGTGCGTGACAGCGGCCGCCCAGGCCATGGGCGTGAGCTGCCGCACCGGGTTCAAGTGGCTGGCCCGCTTCAGGGCCGAAGGCACAGCAGGGCTGTGTGATCGAAGCTCGCGACCGCATCACAGCCCCACAGCTTGCCGCCCCGAACAGGTGAGCCAGTTCGAACTGCACCGCCGACAACGCCTGCCGTTGTGGCGCATCGCCCGCGAGTGCGGCCGCAGCCTGTCCACCGTGGCCCGGCACATGGCCCGCCTGGGCTTGAGCCGCTTGAGCGCCTTGCAACCGCCCGTGCCCGTGTGCCGCTATGAGCGGGCCAGCCCTGGCGAGTTGCTGCACATCGACACCAAGCGCCTGGGACGCATCCAGGGCGTGGGCCACCGAATCACAGGCCAGCGCCAGCACCGCAACCGAGGCATCGGCTGGGACGCCGTGCATCTGGCCATCGACGATCACTCCCGGGTCTCCTTCGCCCGGGTGTTGGGCGATGAGACGGCCCTGAGCTGCGTGCAGTTCCTGCGCCAGGCCGTGGACTACTACGCCAGCCTGGGCGTGCGCATCGAGCGCGTCATGACCGACAACGGCGCGGGCTACAAGAACACCTTCGGGGCAGCCTGCCAGGAACTGGGCATCCGGCACATCCGAACACGGCCCTACACGCCCAAGACCAACGGCAAGGCCGAGCGCTTCGTGCAGACCAGTTTGCGCGAATGGGCCTATGCCAGACCCTACGAGAGTTCAGCCCAGCGCCAAGCTGCATTGCAGCCATTCATTGACGGCTACAACTGGTGTCGACCACACTCCGCTCTCAACCATCAGCCGCCCATCAGCCGCATTCCGGCCATGAACAACCTCCTGAGAATCAACAGCTAG
- a CDS encoding methyltransferase, translating into MIEWSRQGQIQQVQWRSESGAPAPRRVVTADDTLAADTAYRMACEGTGLLWQGDFQNARMLLQALMRRADARSGKGGKSARPRKSAARAADKAAAATPAEAFHLHRQAQAQRARVLASVLIPLEGDYGIDLRRAPDWRQACTEAWGPATGERSVATLRELLGLVGAHEWRKKGVEVPALGAPPLNRIHPHYGVFSPVRGEYVGLVADTALPTKTLAFDIGVGTGVLSAVLARRGVQRVVATDQDPRALACARENLQRLGVLAQVELLQVDLFPPGRAPLVVCNPPWVPARASSPIEHAVYDEGSRMLKGFLAGLPEHLEPGGEGWLILSDLAEHLGLRPRELLLQWIADAGLVVRGRHDVKPGHAKAADAGDALHAARAAEVTSLWRLAAA; encoded by the coding sequence ATGATCGAATGGAGCCGCCAGGGCCAGATTCAACAAGTCCAGTGGCGCTCCGAGAGCGGTGCCCCGGCCCCGCGCCGGGTCGTCACCGCCGACGATACCTTGGCCGCAGACACGGCCTACCGCATGGCCTGTGAAGGCACCGGCCTGTTGTGGCAGGGCGACTTCCAGAACGCCCGCATGCTGCTGCAGGCGCTGATGCGCCGGGCCGATGCCAGGTCCGGCAAGGGGGGCAAGTCGGCCAGACCCCGCAAGTCCGCCGCCAGGGCGGCCGACAAAGCCGCTGCCGCCACCCCGGCCGAGGCCTTTCACCTGCACCGCCAGGCGCAGGCGCAGCGCGCGCGGGTGCTGGCGTCGGTGCTCATCCCGCTCGAAGGCGACTACGGCATCGACCTGCGCCGTGCGCCCGACTGGCGCCAGGCGTGCACCGAGGCCTGGGGCCCGGCCACGGGCGAGCGTTCGGTGGCCACGCTGCGCGAGCTGCTGGGCCTGGTGGGCGCGCACGAGTGGCGCAAGAAAGGCGTGGAAGTGCCCGCCCTGGGTGCGCCGCCGCTCAACCGCATCCACCCGCACTACGGCGTGTTCTCGCCCGTGCGCGGCGAATATGTGGGCCTGGTCGCCGACACGGCGCTGCCCACCAAGACACTGGCCTTTGACATTGGCGTGGGCACCGGGGTGCTGTCTGCGGTGCTGGCGCGCCGTGGCGTGCAGCGCGTGGTGGCCACCGACCAGGACCCGCGCGCCCTGGCCTGCGCGCGCGAGAACCTGCAGCGCCTGGGTGTGCTTGCCCAGGTGGAACTGCTGCAGGTCGACCTGTTCCCCCCGGGGCGCGCGCCGCTGGTGGTGTGCAACCCGCCCTGGGTGCCGGCCCGCGCCAGCTCGCCCATCGAACACGCGGTGTACGACGAAGGCAGCCGCATGCTCAAGGGCTTCCTGGCGGGCCTGCCGGAGCACCTGGAGCCAGGCGGCGAAGGCTGGCTGATCCTGTCGGACCTGGCCGAGCACCTGGGCTTGCGCCCGCGTGAGCTGCTGCTGCAGTGGATTGCCGATGCGGGGCTGGTGGTGCGGGGCCGGCACGATGTGAAGCCGGGCCATGCCAAGGCGGCAGATGCGGGCGATGCGCTGCATGCGGCCCGCGCGGCCGAGGTCACGTCGCTGTGGCGCCTGGCCGCCGCCTGA
- a CDS encoding GNAT family N-acetyltransferase: MSSIQVRPATLRDAKAIAQIHTVSAQEVYKGLVPDEQLKSMSVEKRQAYWREAIEYCEPQVQVAVDGEKIVGFVGYDRSRDEKSRPTTGEIWAIYAAPTHWNQGVGLALWDAARDGLQEEGCTNVTAWVPLRNERAIRFHELAGFKRELSTAKTAVVGGVKIEEVRLKRPINA; encoded by the coding sequence ATGTCCAGTATCCAGGTTCGTCCCGCCACGCTTCGCGATGCCAAAGCCATTGCCCAGATCCATACCGTCTCAGCCCAAGAGGTCTACAAAGGGCTGGTGCCAGACGAGCAGTTGAAATCCATGTCGGTCGAAAAGCGCCAGGCCTACTGGCGCGAGGCCATCGAATATTGCGAGCCCCAGGTCCAGGTGGCCGTGGACGGCGAGAAGATCGTCGGCTTCGTGGGCTACGACCGCTCGCGCGATGAAAAATCCCGCCCCACCACCGGTGAAATCTGGGCCATCTACGCCGCCCCCACCCACTGGAACCAGGGCGTGGGCCTGGCCTTGTGGGATGCCGCCCGCGACGGCCTGCAGGAAGAAGGCTGCACCAACGTCACGGCGTGGGTGCCCCTGCGCAACGAGCGCGCCATCCGGTTCCACGAGCTGGCGGGCTTCAAGCGCGAACTCTCCACCGCCAAGACGGCCGTGGTGGGGGGCGTCAAGATCGAAGAAGTGCGCCTGAAGCGCCCCATCAACGCGTAG
- a CDS encoding tRNA dihydrouridine synthase yields the protein MTLLLAPMEGLLDFVLRDVLTRVGGVDRCVSEFIRITGTLLPDKVFLRYVPELRNGSRTLAGVPVRAQLLGSDPVSMAENAARLADLGPEGIDLNFGCPAKVVNRHGGGAALLQEPERIAAVVAAVRRAVPSHLPVSAKMRLGFNDTGLMRECAQAMQSGGAAELVVHARTKADGYRPPAYWEHIPAIRAAVQIPVVANGEIWTVADALRCREVSGCATLMLGRGMVADPGLARAIRAADAGRPGSDTVAWSDLLAHIAAFWQLVCEDLEPRQRAGRLKQWLNLLRRRFPEAEAAYQHVRTMTDQRAITAWVEALRAGD from the coding sequence ATGACCTTGCTGCTTGCCCCCATGGAGGGGCTTCTGGATTTTGTGCTGCGTGATGTGTTGACCCGCGTGGGCGGGGTGGACCGCTGTGTCTCCGAGTTCATCCGCATCACCGGCACCCTGCTGCCCGACAAGGTGTTCCTGCGCTATGTGCCCGAGCTGCGCAACGGCAGCCGCACGCTCGCGGGTGTGCCGGTGCGTGCGCAGTTGCTGGGCTCCGATCCGGTCAGCATGGCCGAGAACGCGGCCCGCCTGGCGGACCTGGGGCCCGAGGGGATCGACCTGAACTTTGGATGCCCTGCCAAGGTCGTCAACCGCCATGGTGGCGGCGCCGCGCTGCTGCAGGAGCCCGAACGCATCGCCGCCGTCGTGGCCGCCGTGCGCCGCGCGGTGCCTTCGCACCTGCCGGTGTCCGCCAAGATGCGGCTGGGCTTCAACGACACCGGGCTGATGCGCGAATGCGCCCAGGCGATGCAGTCGGGCGGCGCCGCCGAGCTGGTGGTGCATGCGCGCACCAAGGCCGATGGCTACCGGCCCCCGGCGTACTGGGAGCACATTCCCGCCATCCGCGCGGCGGTGCAGATACCGGTGGTGGCCAATGGCGAGATCTGGACGGTGGCCGATGCGCTGCGCTGCCGCGAGGTGTCGGGCTGCGCCACGCTCATGCTCGGGCGCGGCATGGTGGCAGACCCGGGGCTGGCCCGAGCCATCCGCGCGGCCGATGCGGGCCGGCCTGGTTCGGACACGGTGGCCTGGAGCGACCTGCTGGCGCACATCGCGGCCTTCTGGCAACTGGTGTGCGAGGACCTGGAGCCCCGCCAGCGCGCGGGGCGCCTCAAGCAGTGGCTCAATCTGCTGCGCAGGCGCTTTCCGGAAGCCGAGGCCGCCTACCAGCACGTGCGCACGATGACGGACCAGCGGGCGATCACCGCCTGGGTGGAGGCGCTGCGGGCCGGGGACTAG
- a CDS encoding phospholipase D-like domain-containing protein — protein sequence MPALPPAPAAPAPFLGTTARYGWLAVLAMCIASAITGCAGLPKDVDRPVSSALASPADTALGQLVETRRASAGGRHPSGFLLLSGPQAAYSSRLALVDAAQKTLDLQYYAIHADASTERLLLGVIAAAQRGVRVRVLLDDFHSTGRDAQVMRLAFVPNIEMRMFNPLTGARGSPLGRMLGALGDFSRVQQRMHNKLFIADNAMGVTGGRNLGDAYFGNADSGNFVDLDVLAAGPVVQDLSRSFDSYWNNERAYPVQSLVTQQELDTLRERTRTSDAARRDRIAGQGGTLAPDSQPVQYGSQTTTAQRARIWDYQPMDLAQAQFTWAPAAVLVDKPAKIPPDGTSTGALPEKAPARASPMAITSRGPRAATAGAVASAPVPARGTDTASGTLPGPNPPSTASAAPGVPGAEALDAQTDTVVDGLLQLMGQARQDLLIISPYFVPGPDMKQAFAAARARGVRVRVLTNSLASNDAPIAHAGYARHRPDLLAMGVELYEMRSELTGVLRGALGSTGSTGGGGKAGASGAVGSSRAMLHSKLLILDGRLLAVGSMNLDIRSQRQNTEIALLIRSGDLSRRATAQIEAALREVAWHVQLNDGHLVWRAPEGSGLADATSEPDASAPLRLMLQLLGPLAPDHLL from the coding sequence ATGCCTGCACTGCCCCCTGCTCCCGCCGCTCCAGCGCCGTTCCTGGGCACCACCGCCCGCTATGGCTGGCTGGCCGTCCTGGCCATGTGCATTGCAAGCGCCATCACCGGCTGCGCCGGCCTGCCCAAGGATGTGGACCGGCCGGTGTCGAGCGCATTGGCGTCGCCTGCGGACACGGCCCTGGGCCAATTGGTGGAAACGCGCCGCGCGTCGGCGGGCGGCCGCCATCCTTCCGGGTTCCTGCTGCTCAGCGGGCCCCAGGCGGCCTACAGCAGCCGCCTCGCCCTGGTCGACGCCGCACAGAAGACGCTGGACCTGCAGTACTACGCCATCCACGCTGACGCCAGTACCGAGCGCCTGCTGCTGGGCGTGATCGCGGCGGCCCAGCGCGGCGTGCGTGTGCGTGTGCTGCTGGACGACTTCCACAGCACGGGGCGCGATGCGCAGGTCATGCGGCTGGCCTTCGTGCCCAACATCGAGATGCGCATGTTCAACCCGCTCACGGGTGCGCGCGGCTCGCCCCTGGGGCGCATGCTGGGCGCGCTGGGGGATTTCTCCCGCGTGCAGCAGCGCATGCACAACAAGCTCTTCATCGCCGACAACGCCATGGGCGTGACGGGTGGCCGCAACCTGGGCGACGCGTACTTCGGCAACGCCGATTCCGGCAACTTCGTGGATCTGGACGTGCTGGCGGCCGGGCCGGTGGTGCAGGACCTCTCCCGCAGTTTCGACAGCTACTGGAACAACGAGCGCGCCTATCCCGTGCAGTCGCTCGTCACGCAGCAGGAGCTTGACACCCTGCGCGAGCGCACGCGCACTTCCGACGCGGCGCGGCGGGACCGGATCGCCGGCCAGGGCGGCACCCTGGCGCCCGACAGCCAGCCGGTGCAATACGGCAGCCAGACCACCACCGCGCAACGCGCCCGCATCTGGGACTACCAGCCCATGGACCTGGCGCAAGCGCAGTTCACCTGGGCCCCCGCGGCGGTGCTGGTGGACAAGCCCGCCAAGATCCCCCCAGACGGTACGTCCACGGGTGCGCTGCCGGAAAAAGCCCCCGCCAGGGCATCCCCCATGGCGATCACCTCGCGCGGGCCGCGTGCGGCGACGGCTGGCGCCGTGGCATCGGCGCCAGTGCCTGCACGTGGCACGGACACCGCCAGCGGCACCCTCCCCGGCCCCAACCCACCTTCCACCGCCTCCGCCGCGCCCGGGGTGCCCGGCGCCGAAGCCCTTGATGCCCAGACCGACACCGTGGTGGACGGCCTGCTGCAGCTGATGGGGCAGGCACGGCAGGATCTGCTCATCATCTCGCCCTACTTCGTGCCCGGCCCGGACATGAAACAGGCCTTCGCAGCGGCGCGCGCGCGCGGCGTTCGGGTGCGGGTGCTCACCAACTCGCTCGCCTCCAACGATGCGCCCATTGCCCACGCAGGCTATGCGCGCCACCGCCCCGACCTGCTGGCCATGGGCGTCGAGCTGTATGAGATGCGCAGCGAACTCACGGGCGTGCTGCGGGGCGCCCTGGGCTCCACGGGCAGCACCGGCGGGGGCGGCAAGGCAGGCGCTTCTGGTGCCGTGGGCAGCTCGCGGGCCATGCTGCATTCCAAGCTTCTGATCCTGGATGGCCGCCTGCTGGCCGTGGGCTCGATGAACCTGGACATCCGGTCGCAGCGCCAGAACACGGAAATCGCGCTGCTGATCCGCAGCGGCGACCTGTCGCGCCGCGCCACCGCGCAGATCGAGGCCGCATTGCGCGAGGTCGCCTGGCATGTGCAGCTGAACGACGGCCACCTTGTATGGCGCGCGCCCGAGGGCAGCGGCCTGGCGGACGCGACGTCCGAACCCGACGCCAGCGCCCCGCTGCGGTTGATGCTGCAGCTCCTGGGCCCGCTGGCGCCCGACCACCTGCTCTAG
- a CDS encoding response regulator transcription factor translates to MTARLLLVDDHNLFRTGLRLIVQDHPSVGTIAEAGSIADACAQQLADTDLVLLDIQLPGMSGLDGLRLLRQACPRARIVLVSASVAPDAIHEARARGADGFLPKSASAEDILEAITCALSGQPCFPINSGNSATTRGPDTPSLTARQLDVLSLLCTGKPNKVIARDLGLSENTVRVHVAAIFAQLGVNSRSAALLAAQRLGLSTPQLHDTL, encoded by the coding sequence ATGACTGCCCGCCTTTTGCTTGTGGATGACCACAACCTGTTCCGCACAGGCCTGCGCCTGATCGTGCAGGACCATCCGAGCGTCGGCACGATTGCGGAGGCGGGCTCCATCGCCGATGCCTGCGCGCAGCAGCTGGCGGACACGGATCTGGTGCTGCTCGATATCCAGTTGCCCGGCATGAGCGGCCTGGACGGCCTGCGCCTGCTGCGCCAGGCCTGCCCCAGGGCCCGCATCGTCCTGGTCTCGGCCAGCGTGGCGCCCGATGCGATCCACGAGGCACGCGCGCGCGGCGCCGATGGATTCCTGCCCAAATCCGCCAGCGCCGAAGACATCCTGGAAGCCATCACCTGCGCCCTGTCGGGCCAGCCGTGTTTTCCGATCAACAGCGGCAACAGCGCCACCACGCGCGGCCCCGACACGCCCTCGCTGACCGCGCGCCAGCTCGACGTGCTGTCGCTGCTGTGCACCGGCAAGCCCAACAAGGTCATCGCGCGCGACCTGGGCCTGAGCGAGAACACGGTGCGCGTGCACGTGGCCGCCATCTTCGCGCAGCTGGGCGTCAACAGCCGCAGCGCGGCCTTGCTCGCCGCGCAGCGCCTGGGCCTGTCCACCCCCCAGCTCCATGACACACTCTGA
- the ribD gene encoding bifunctional diaminohydroxyphosphoribosylaminopyrimidine deaminase/5-amino-6-(5-phosphoribosylamino)uracil reductase RibD, translating to MNQALGLAAQALFLSSPNPRVGCVITAPDGEVLGRGFTQRAGGPHAEIMALRDAAAAGRDVRGATAYVTLEPCSHHGRTGPCCNALIEAGIAKVVASITDPNPLVAGHGFERLRAAGIEVVVGPGAEESRELNIGFFSRMVRGTPWVRLKTAASLDGTTALHNGASQWITSRTARADGHAWRARACAILTGIGTVLDDNPRLDVREVPTPRQPHVVLVDSQLQLPPHANLLMGGRDCLVYTANTSKEKKAALEARGATVIHLPNASGKVDLAAMLKDLGQRGINELHVEAGHKLNGSLVREGLVDELLVYLAPRLLGPGLGMANLDPLHALADGLALQFTSAEMIGPDLRVLARVQGRDSF from the coding sequence ATGAACCAAGCGCTTGGGCTAGCCGCCCAGGCGCTTTTTCTTTCCAGCCCCAATCCCCGCGTTGGTTGTGTCATCACCGCTCCCGACGGTGAGGTGCTGGGCCGAGGATTCACTCAGCGTGCTGGTGGCCCCCATGCAGAAATTATGGCGCTGCGCGATGCCGCAGCAGCTGGCCGCGACGTGCGCGGTGCCACCGCCTATGTCACCCTGGAGCCATGCTCTCACCATGGCCGCACCGGTCCATGCTGCAATGCATTGATCGAAGCCGGGATTGCAAAAGTGGTGGCATCCATCACCGACCCCAACCCTCTGGTCGCAGGCCACGGATTCGAGCGATTGCGGGCGGCGGGTATCGAGGTTGTCGTGGGCCCAGGGGCAGAAGAATCACGCGAACTCAACATCGGTTTTTTCAGCCGCATGGTTCGGGGCACGCCATGGGTGCGGCTCAAGACGGCAGCGTCCCTGGACGGCACCACGGCGCTTCATAACGGCGCCAGCCAGTGGATCACCTCGCGCACGGCGCGCGCGGATGGGCATGCCTGGCGGGCAAGGGCCTGTGCCATTCTGACCGGCATTGGCACCGTGCTGGACGACAACCCCCGCCTGGACGTCCGGGAAGTACCTACACCCCGCCAGCCCCATGTGGTCTTGGTGGATAGTCAATTGCAGCTGCCCCCGCATGCCAACCTGCTGATGGGCGGACGTGATTGCCTTGTCTACACAGCCAACACAAGCAAGGAAAAGAAGGCCGCCTTGGAAGCTCGCGGTGCCACGGTGATCCATCTGCCCAATGCAAGCGGCAAAGTGGATCTGGCAGCGATGCTGAAAGACCTTGGCCAGCGGGGAATCAATGAGCTGCATGTGGAAGCAGGCCACAAGCTCAATGGATCCCTCGTCCGAGAAGGCCTCGTCGATGAACTGCTTGTGTACTTGGCCCCTCGCCTGCTGGGCCCCGGGCTGGGCATGGCGAACCTGGACCCGCTCCATGCGCTGGCGGACGGGCTTGCGCTGCAGTTCACATCCGCAGAGATGATCGGACCGGACCTTCGCGTCCTGGCACGGGTCCAGGGTCGGGATAGTTTTTAA